The Deltaproteobacteria bacterium region GCGAAATTGTGGACCGAATGGGGATTTTCAATGATGATTTCCTGATCCTGTTGAATAACCTCTTTGAGCTTTCGATTTACATCCCGACTGCTCATGCCGGCGATATCTATACGGACCATACCTTCACACCTCCTGGTTCCATTTCCGTGGCATAGACATCAGAGACGATAGGGGTTAAGCAGATCTGCTCCGATCCAAAGAGGACAGTCCCATCTTCCCGTTCAAAAAAGAGGACCGGCTTGAATCCCAACCGGTCCCTGAAGGCCCCGATTTGGTTTCGGGTACTGGCCAGGATGGTAAAAACGCCGTCAAAGGCATCCAGGGCCTGGACCATGGCCCCCTCGAGGTCCTGGCCTTTTTCTTTCATTTGAAAGGCCAGATAATGAGCGGCCAATTCGGAATCATTATTGGTTTTAAAGCGCACCCCTTTATTTTCCAGACTCCTTCTCATGTTGAAGTAGTTGGTGAATTGTCCGTTGTGAACGATGGCTAATTCCGGAACCAGACAAGAAATAAAGGGGTGGGCGAAATTGATGTTTTCAACCGTTTCGGTGGCCAGGCGCACATGACCGATGCCATGGGTGCAGGGACCCACCCGGATATCGTGTGCGCGCTGTAAATCCTCGGCCGATCCCTGATCTTTATAGATCTTCAGGTGTTCTCCCAGCGAATGGACACACAGATTGGGGTGGGTATCGATATCCCAATGGAGTCGGGAAATCTGGGAGGAATCCATATCGATGGAGCCCTCATAAAAGTGAAAGACCCCCTCCCCATGATAACTGCGGGCCTTCCTGACCCGGCCGAAAAGGGCTAAAATTTCCTCCAGATCCTTTTCGTAACAGGGATCGGTCAGGGCAACCCTGACCTGGATATCCTTCCTGTTTTCGTACACGGCCAGGCCGGTAGCGTCTCGGCCCCGGTGGACCAGTTCTTTGAGCATATTGATCAGGTCCTGCCCCAGGGTGGGGGAATTTTTTCCGATGATTCCAGCGATCCCGCACATAATAGGTCTCCTTTTCCCTTGGGCAGGCCTATCTCGGCAAAAAAACGAGTTCGACCTCTCCGCTGTTAAAAATGAAAGGAATACTCATTGAACTCCCAGTCGGTTACGGCCTTGCGAAACCGTTCAAGCTCATGCTCTTTAACGGCCACAAAGGCCTGGATCAGTTCAGGCCCCAAGGCCGTACAGAGGGTCTTATCGGCCTTCAACTCGGCCAGGGCATCCCGGAGATAAAGGGGAACAGTGGGATAGGTGCCCGGTTCGGCCCCGTAGATATCCCCTTCAATGGGCTGGCCCGGATCTATTTTGTTTTCAATCCCGTCCAGGCCGGCGGCAAAGGCCGCGGCATAAACCAAATAGGGATTGGCCGAGGCGCAGGGGGCGCGGTTTTCGATCCGGGTCGCCGGCCC contains the following coding sequences:
- a CDS encoding glutamine amidotransferase; translation: MCGIAGIIGKNSPTLGQDLINMLKELVHRGRDATGLAVYENRKDIQVRVALTDPCYEKDLEEILALFGRVRKARSYHGEGVFHFYEGSIDMDSSQISRLHWDIDTHPNLCVHSLGEHLKIYKDQGSAEDLQRAHDIRVGPCTHGIGHVRLATETVENINFAHPFISCLVPELAIVHNGQFTNYFNMRRSLENKGVRFKTNNDSELAAHYLAFQMKEKGQDLEGAMVQALDAFDGVFTILASTRNQIGAFRDRLGFKPVLFFEREDGTVLFGSEQICLTPIVSDVYATEMEPGGVKVWSV